The proteins below come from a single Vidua chalybeata isolate OUT-0048 chromosome 1, bVidCha1 merged haplotype, whole genome shotgun sequence genomic window:
- the PTP4A3 gene encoding protein tyrosine phosphatase type IVA 3, with product MARMNRPAPVEVCYKNMRFLITHNPTNATLSTFLEDLKKYGATTVVRVCEVTYDKTPLEKDGITVMDWPFDDGAPPPSKIVEDWLNLLKTKFCEDPGCCVAVHCVAGLGRAPVLVALALIESGMKYEDAIQFIRQKRRGAINSKQLTYLEKYRPKQRLRFKDPHNHKNKCCIM from the exons ATGGCCCGGATGAACCGCCCTGCACCCGTGGAGGTCTGCTACAAAAACATGAGGTTCCTCATCACCCACAACCCCACCAATGCCACACTCAGCACCTTCTTGGAG GACCTGAAGAAATATGGTGCCACCACAGTCGTGCGAGTGTGTGAAGTGACCTATGACAAGACCCCCCTGGAGAAGGATGGCATCACTGTCATG GATTGGCCATTTGATGatggagcacctcctcccagCAAGATTGTGGAAGATTGGCTCAATTTGCTGAAGACCAAGTTCTGCGAGGACCCCGGTTGCTGCGTGGCCGTGCACTGCGTGGCCGGCCTGGGGCG CGCACCCGTCCTTGTCGCACTGGCCTTGATTGAGAGTGGGATGAAGTATGAAGATGCCATCCAGTTCATCCGACA GAAGCGCAGAGGAGCCATCAACAGCAAGCAGCTGACATACTTGGAAAAATACCGACCAAAGCAGAGACTCCGATTTAAGGACCCTCATAACCACAAGAACAAATGCTGCATCATGTAA